DNA from Streptomyces sp. NBC_01260:
GCCCCGCCGGGTACCGCGTGCCAATCTGGTGCCGGGCACAGCCCAGCAGCAGAACCATCAGTCCGGTCCCCAGGTGTCGCGTGCGCCCGATGATGTGCGCGGGCGGCTTACCAATCTCCGCCGGGGTATCCAGCAGGGGCGTCAGGCCAACAACGGCCAGTCGACCGGCAGTTTCCCACTCGGCCCCACTCACCAGCAGGAGCGTTAGTTGAGCCCGATGAGTCAGGCCGCGCAGAATCTGAACTGGTTGATCACCAACTTCGTGGACAACACCCCCGGGGTGTCGCACACGGTGGTGGTCTCCGCAGACGGCCTGCTGCTGGCTATGTCCGAAGGTTTCCCGCGCGACCGCGCCGACCAGCTGGCGGCTGTCGCCTCCGGTCTGACCTCGCTGACCGCAGGAGCCTCCCGGATCTTCGAAGGCGGCGCAGTCAGCCAGACCGTGGTGGAGATGGAACGCGGGTTCCTCTTCCTGATGTCCGTCTCGGACGGTTCCTCACTTGCCGTACTGGCCCATCCGGACGCCGACATCGGTCTGGTCGGGTACGAAATGGCTCTGCTGGTGGACCGGGCGGGCACTGTCCTCACCCCGGACCTCCGTGCCGAGCTCCAGGGCAGCCTGCTCCACTAGGCGGCCATGAATCGGTGACACAGACGATTACCCCAGGTACCGCAATCAACCCTCGCCCGTCCGGCCGCTTACAGCCCCCCACCGGCCCCTTCAGACGGCACGCCGACACCCTGCTGTCACGCCCGGAGGATTCATGACCCCGCCACCCGCCTCACCCGATCCGTACGGCGCGCTGAACCACGCGTCGTACGAAGGTGAAGGCGACCAGCCGCT
Protein-coding regions in this window:
- a CDS encoding roadblock/LC7 domain-containing protein — translated: MSQAAQNLNWLITNFVDNTPGVSHTVVVSADGLLLAMSEGFPRDRADQLAAVASGLTSLTAGASRIFEGGAVSQTVVEMERGFLFLMSVSDGSSLAVLAHPDADIGLVGYEMALLVDRAGTVLTPDLRAELQGSLLH